From Leifsonia sp. fls2-241-R2A-40a, one genomic window encodes:
- a CDS encoding SRPBCC family protein, with translation MGVTNREATMGNYVARAEIDVKAPRRAVWELLTSNGSRPEILYGAEIVSDWRLGSKIVWRGEWQGKTFEDHGRVIELEDLLEPWRIVVTHFSPLSGLPDEPENYHTLRYELDEIRGGTRITLDQDNNPTREAAEHSQANWAQMLEGVKTVAERGTR, from the coding sequence ATGGGCGTCACGAACCGGGAGGCGACGATGGGCAACTACGTGGCGCGGGCCGAGATCGACGTGAAGGCGCCGCGGCGCGCGGTCTGGGAGCTGCTCACCTCCAACGGGTCGCGGCCGGAGATCCTGTACGGCGCCGAGATCGTCTCGGACTGGCGGCTCGGCTCGAAGATCGTCTGGCGCGGCGAGTGGCAGGGCAAGACGTTCGAGGACCACGGTCGCGTGATCGAATTGGAGGATCTGCTGGAGCCGTGGCGGATCGTCGTCACCCACTTCAGCCCGTTGAGCGGGCTGCCGGACGAGCCCGAGAACTACCACACCCTGCGGTACGAGCTGGATGAGATCCGCGGCGGCACGCGCATTACGCTCGACCAGGACAACAACCCGACCCGGGAGGCCGCGGAGCATTCGCAGGCCAACTGGGCGCAGATGCTGGAGGGCGTCAAGACCGTCGCGGAGCGCGGGACGCGCTAG
- a CDS encoding alpha-glucosidase encodes MSDKWWQSAVVYQVYPRSFADSDGDGIGDLQGIIQHLDYLKQLGVDVVWLSPIYASPHDDNGYDISDYRAIDPLFGTFDDFDELLSGLHARGMKLVMDLVVNHTSDEHPWFIESASSTDSPKRDWYWWRAPRDGKQAGEHGAEPNNWGSFFSGPAWQLDAQTGEYYLHLFSRKQPDLNWENPEVRDAVYEMMNWWLDRGVDGFRMDVINFISKVTELPDGEVPAGALYGDAFPFFVDGPRIHEFIREMHERVFAGRGDRYLTVGEMPGVDVEQAQRFTDPRNHELDMVFQFEHVDLDHGPGGKWDYRPASVLDLKRNLSKWQEGLAEVGWNSLYWNNHDQPRVVSRFGDDGEYRIPSAKALGTVLHLMRGTPYVYQGEELGMTNVAFAAIDDFRDIESLNHYAEAVDILGAPAEQVLAALRRTSRDNARTPMQWTAGPNAGFTSGTPWIAANPNADEVNAEAEVADGDSVFAHYRALIDLRHRSEVVATGDYTLVLPEHPQIFAYTRSLGGESLLVLANLSGSVATFEPASLPGWDGAEVVLGNMDGETSAASGTLRPWEAVVYSRG; translated from the coding sequence GTGAGCGACAAGTGGTGGCAGTCGGCGGTCGTCTATCAGGTCTATCCGCGGAGCTTCGCGGACAGCGACGGTGACGGCATCGGCGACCTGCAGGGCATCATCCAGCATCTGGACTACCTCAAGCAGCTCGGCGTCGATGTGGTCTGGCTGTCGCCGATCTACGCGTCACCTCACGACGACAATGGCTACGACATCAGCGACTACCGCGCGATCGACCCGCTGTTCGGCACGTTCGACGACTTCGACGAGCTGCTCTCCGGGCTGCACGCCCGCGGCATGAAGCTCGTCATGGACCTCGTGGTGAACCACACGTCCGATGAGCACCCGTGGTTCATCGAGTCGGCGTCCTCCACCGACAGCCCGAAGCGCGACTGGTACTGGTGGCGCGCGCCGCGCGACGGGAAGCAGGCGGGGGAGCACGGAGCCGAGCCGAACAACTGGGGCTCCTTCTTCTCCGGCCCCGCCTGGCAGCTGGATGCGCAGACCGGCGAGTACTACCTCCACCTCTTCTCCCGCAAGCAGCCAGACCTCAACTGGGAGAACCCGGAGGTGCGCGACGCGGTCTACGAGATGATGAACTGGTGGCTCGACCGCGGGGTCGACGGCTTCCGGATGGACGTCATCAACTTCATCTCCAAGGTCACCGAGCTGCCCGACGGAGAGGTGCCCGCTGGCGCCCTGTACGGTGACGCGTTCCCGTTCTTCGTCGACGGCCCGCGCATCCACGAGTTCATCCGCGAGATGCACGAGCGGGTGTTCGCCGGACGCGGCGACCGGTACCTCACGGTGGGCGAGATGCCGGGGGTGGACGTGGAGCAGGCGCAGCGCTTCACGGACCCGCGCAACCACGAGCTCGACATGGTGTTCCAGTTCGAGCACGTCGACCTCGACCACGGGCCCGGCGGCAAGTGGGACTACCGGCCGGCGAGCGTGCTCGACCTCAAGCGGAACCTGTCCAAGTGGCAAGAGGGCCTCGCCGAGGTCGGCTGGAACAGCCTGTACTGGAACAACCACGACCAGCCGCGCGTGGTCAGCCGCTTCGGCGACGACGGCGAGTACCGCATCCCGTCTGCGAAGGCGCTCGGTACGGTGCTGCACCTGATGCGCGGGACCCCGTACGTCTACCAGGGCGAGGAGCTCGGGATGACGAACGTGGCGTTCGCCGCCATCGACGACTTCCGCGACATCGAGTCGCTGAACCACTACGCCGAGGCGGTCGACATCCTCGGGGCGCCGGCGGAGCAGGTGCTCGCGGCCCTGCGCCGGACCAGCCGGGACAATGCTCGTACGCCCATGCAGTGGACCGCCGGCCCGAACGCCGGGTTCACGAGCGGGACGCCGTGGATCGCGGCCAACCCGAACGCGGACGAGGTCAATGCCGAGGCGGAGGTGGCGGACGGCGACTCCGTGTTCGCGCACTACCGTGCCCTGATCGACCTGCGGCACCGGTCGGAGGTGGTGGCGACCGGCGACTACACCCTGGTGCTGCCCGAGCATCCGCAGATCTTCGCCTACACGCGCAGCCTGGGTGGCGAGTCCCTCCTCGTGCTCGCGAACCTCAGCGGGTCGGTGGCGACGTTCGAGCCGGCTTCGCTGCCCGGCTGGGACGGCGCAGAGGTCGTGCTCGGCAACATGGACGGGGAGACGTCCGCAGCCTCGGGCACGCTGCGCCCCTGGGAGGCGGTCGTCTACTCGCGCGGCTGA
- a CDS encoding Gfo/Idh/MocA family oxidoreductase, which yields MTRHAVDRRAVTHGVAIVGAGRMGQAHASAWAANGVPVRWVVSPRRRPSLEDAAGARWATQLSEALADPAVTIVSICTPTPSHADLAIEALEAGRSVLLEKPIALTLEDAARVAAAASPAAGTLMVAHVVRFFPGYAALAERVAAGSVGRPRVVRASRISASPAGYDWLADEERSGGMLVDFAIHDIDQAASYLGRAVAVSSVPLGGTGFGLPVATTIEYADGGIAQLLSVSDLPAGQPFRTSFEVVGDTGVDAASPDAGDAFAEQARYFLECVGAGSPPSRAPVSAAVEALRVALAARDSARTGRRVELAG from the coding sequence GTGACGCGTCATGCGGTGGACCGGCGTGCGGTGACCCACGGCGTCGCGATCGTCGGCGCGGGGCGGATGGGGCAGGCTCACGCGTCGGCGTGGGCCGCGAACGGGGTACCGGTGCGCTGGGTCGTCTCGCCCCGACGACGTCCGTCGCTGGAGGATGCGGCAGGCGCCCGCTGGGCCACGCAACTGTCCGAGGCACTGGCCGACCCGGCGGTGACGATCGTCTCGATCTGCACTCCGACTCCTTCGCACGCGGACCTGGCCATCGAGGCGCTCGAGGCCGGGCGCAGCGTCCTGCTCGAGAAGCCGATCGCGCTGACGCTGGAGGATGCCGCGCGGGTCGCGGCGGCCGCATCCCCGGCCGCTGGGACGCTCATGGTCGCCCATGTCGTGCGATTCTTCCCCGGGTACGCGGCCCTCGCCGAGCGGGTCGCCGCAGGTTCCGTCGGGCGCCCACGCGTCGTCCGGGCGTCGCGCATCTCCGCCTCGCCCGCCGGCTACGACTGGCTGGCTGATGAGGAGCGCTCGGGCGGGATGCTCGTCGATTTCGCGATCCACGACATCGACCAGGCAGCCTCCTACCTCGGACGTGCCGTCGCCGTCAGCAGCGTGCCGCTCGGCGGAACCGGGTTCGGCCTGCCCGTCGCCACCACTATCGAATACGCCGACGGCGGGATCGCACAGCTGCTCAGCGTCTCCGATCTGCCCGCGGGGCAGCCGTTCCGCACGAGCTTCGAGGTGGTCGGCGACACCGGGGTGGATGCGGCATCGCCGGATGCGGGGGACGCCTTCGCCGAGCAGGCCCGCTACTTCCTGGAATGCGTCGGCGCCGGGTCCCCGCCCAGCCGAGCGCCCGTGTCCGCGGCGGTCGAAGCGTTGCGCGTGGCACTCGCTGCGCGCGACTCCGCGCGCACCGGACGACGGGTGGAACTCGCCGGGTAG
- a CDS encoding ROK family transcriptional regulator translates to MTSTVEAANPFAAGPGTPGGILDLVRSGRSRSRADLARSTGLSPSTVSQRVDALIAAGYLREAGAGVSHGGRRPRALEVDASTGVVCAADLGSHHATFGLIDLSGRILVARTEQMDIGTGPGAVLGWIADVARELVAEHAQPGQTLRGFGIGLPGPVDSTTGRMVSPSRMPGWNGVDVAAELSAITGLPAAADNDANLMALGEYDALGGDVGELVFVKAGSSIGCGIVAFGGVYRGHHGMAGDISHVTVPGAPAVLCSCGRIGCLDAVAGGAAIVQALRASGVEVDDTRDVLALARDAHPRATQELREAGLRTGGVLATIMNFFNPQRLVLGGILGEAEAFVAGVRSAIYSDCLPMITDQLDIAVSTAKENAGIRGAGRLILDSVFDPARVDLVVR, encoded by the coding sequence ATGACGAGCACGGTCGAGGCGGCGAATCCGTTCGCAGCCGGCCCCGGGACCCCGGGCGGCATCCTGGACCTCGTCCGGTCCGGCCGCTCGCGCTCCCGCGCCGACCTGGCCCGCAGCACCGGGCTCTCCCCGTCCACCGTGTCGCAGCGCGTCGACGCGCTCATCGCCGCCGGCTATCTCCGCGAGGCGGGCGCCGGGGTGTCGCACGGCGGACGGCGGCCGCGGGCCCTCGAAGTGGATGCGTCGACCGGCGTCGTCTGCGCCGCCGACCTCGGCTCCCACCACGCGACCTTCGGCCTGATCGACCTGAGCGGCCGCATCCTCGTCGCGCGCACGGAGCAGATGGACATCGGGACCGGCCCGGGCGCCGTCCTCGGCTGGATCGCCGACGTCGCCCGCGAGCTCGTCGCGGAGCACGCACAGCCCGGCCAGACCCTCCGCGGTTTCGGCATCGGCCTGCCCGGGCCGGTCGATTCGACGACGGGCCGCATGGTCTCGCCGTCGCGCATGCCCGGGTGGAACGGCGTGGACGTCGCCGCCGAGCTGAGCGCCATCACCGGGCTCCCAGCCGCGGCGGACAACGACGCGAACCTGATGGCGCTCGGCGAGTACGACGCCCTGGGCGGGGATGTCGGCGAGCTCGTCTTCGTCAAGGCGGGATCCAGCATCGGGTGCGGGATCGTCGCGTTCGGCGGCGTCTACCGCGGCCACCACGGCATGGCCGGCGACATCAGCCACGTCACCGTGCCCGGTGCGCCGGCGGTGCTGTGCTCGTGCGGTCGCATCGGCTGCCTGGATGCGGTGGCCGGCGGTGCCGCGATCGTCCAGGCGCTGCGCGCCTCAGGCGTCGAGGTCGACGACACCCGCGACGTGCTCGCGCTCGCCCGCGACGCGCATCCCCGCGCAACGCAGGAGCTCCGCGAAGCGGGACTCCGCACCGGCGGCGTGCTCGCGACGATCATGAACTTCTTCAACCCGCAGCGCTTGGTGCTCGGCGGCATCCTCGGGGAGGCGGAGGCGTTCGTCGCCGGCGTCCGCTCGGCCATCTACTCGGACTGCCTGCCGATGATCACGGACCAGCTGGACATCGCGGTCAGCACCGCGAAGGAGAACGCCGGAATTCGGGGCGCCGGCCGTCTCATCCTCGACTCGGTGTTCGATCCCGCGCGGGTCGACCTCGTCGTGCGGTGA
- a CDS encoding amino acid ABC transporter ATP-binding protein translates to MTATDAQPMVSLRAVDKYFGDLHVLQNIDLDVAEREVVVVVGPSGSGKSTLCRSINRLETIDAGEIRVDGELLPDEGAPLARLRAEVGMVFQSFNLFAHRTILENVMLAPLKVRKLGKEAARAQAMQLLDRVGIADKADSHPAQLSGGQQQRAAIARALAMQPKVMLFDEPTSALDPEMVGEVLDVMTSLAKEGMTMIVVTHEMGFARRAADRVVFMDRGQIVEQAPPAQFFDSPATARAQSFLAAVLSH, encoded by the coding sequence ATGACAGCAACGGACGCCCAGCCGATGGTGAGCCTGCGCGCGGTCGACAAGTACTTCGGCGACCTCCACGTGCTGCAGAACATCGACCTCGACGTCGCCGAGCGCGAGGTCGTCGTCGTCGTCGGGCCGTCGGGTTCCGGCAAGTCGACGCTCTGCCGGTCCATCAATCGCCTCGAGACGATCGACGCGGGCGAGATCCGCGTGGACGGCGAACTCCTTCCGGACGAGGGCGCGCCGCTGGCGAGGCTCCGGGCCGAGGTCGGCATGGTCTTCCAGTCGTTCAACCTCTTCGCGCACCGCACGATCCTCGAGAACGTCATGCTCGCTCCCCTGAAGGTCCGCAAGCTCGGCAAGGAGGCCGCGCGCGCCCAGGCGATGCAGCTCCTCGACCGCGTGGGCATCGCCGACAAGGCGGACAGCCACCCGGCGCAGCTCTCCGGCGGACAGCAGCAGCGCGCCGCGATCGCCCGCGCGCTCGCCATGCAGCCCAAGGTGATGCTCTTCGACGAGCCCACCAGCGCACTCGACCCCGAGATGGTCGGCGAGGTGCTCGACGTGATGACCTCCCTCGCCAAAGAGGGCATGACCATGATCGTGGTCACCCACGAGATGGGCTTCGCCCGCCGCGCGGCAGATCGCGTCGTCTTCATGGACCGCGGTCAGATCGTCGAACAGGCGCCGCCCGCACAATTCTTCGACTCGCCGGCCACCGCGCGGGCGCAGTCGTTCCTGGCCGCCGTGCTGTCGCACTGA
- a CDS encoding glutamate ABC transporter substrate-binding protein translates to MTRSIRRKSAVAGVLLAAVTLAVTACSGNTALPGSDASSTASGDSVLAGAPVAKSDLIISGSTMEKIKKRGKLIVAEALDAPLLSQQDPTDPSQVNGFDAELAKLLATYIIGKPNVEIVPPASETREAMLQNDTVDVVFNTYTITEERAKQVDFAGPYFESGLAVAVKSDNKDIKSYKDIDGKNVIVGANTPAVTEVPKIAPKATVTAFGTDPAAVQALIQGRGDAYVQDYTLLASDAASEKQIKVVGNPFTKEPYGIGLKHGDDDFKKFVNEWLKTIQKGGQWGKAWKTTLGTVTDSDVPTAPEIGSVPGS, encoded by the coding sequence ATGACCCGCAGCATTCGCAGGAAGAGCGCCGTCGCCGGCGTCCTGCTCGCGGCCGTGACGCTGGCCGTCACCGCCTGCTCCGGAAACACGGCACTGCCCGGCAGCGACGCCAGCTCGACCGCGTCCGGAGACTCCGTGCTCGCCGGCGCGCCCGTCGCGAAGTCCGACCTCATCATCTCCGGCTCGACCATGGAGAAGATCAAGAAGCGCGGCAAGCTCATCGTCGCCGAGGCGCTCGACGCCCCGCTGCTGTCGCAGCAGGACCCGACCGACCCCTCCCAGGTGAACGGCTTCGACGCCGAGCTCGCCAAGCTGCTCGCCACCTACATCATCGGCAAGCCGAACGTCGAGATCGTGCCGCCGGCGTCCGAGACGCGCGAGGCGATGCTGCAGAACGACACCGTCGACGTGGTCTTCAACACGTACACGATCACGGAGGAGCGGGCCAAGCAGGTCGACTTCGCCGGACCGTACTTCGAGTCGGGCCTGGCCGTCGCGGTCAAGAGCGACAACAAGGACATCAAGAGCTACAAGGACATCGACGGCAAGAACGTGATCGTCGGCGCCAACACGCCTGCCGTCACCGAGGTGCCGAAGATCGCCCCGAAGGCGACCGTCACCGCGTTCGGCACCGACCCGGCCGCCGTCCAGGCCCTGATCCAGGGCCGCGGCGACGCCTACGTGCAGGACTACACCCTGCTCGCCAGCGACGCCGCCAGCGAGAAGCAGATCAAGGTCGTCGGCAACCCCTTCACGAAGGAGCCGTACGGCATCGGCCTCAAGCACGGTGACGACGACTTCAAGAAGTTCGTCAACGAGTGGCTGAAGACCATCCAGAAGGGCGGCCAGTGGGGCAAGGCGTGGAAGACCACGCTCGGCACCGTGACCGACTCGGATGTGCCCACGGCACCGGAGATCGGGTCCGTCCCCGGCTCCTGA
- a CDS encoding amino acid ABC transporter permease: MNPLIDNLGPLVQALGTTLLMAVVAGVGSIVLGVLVTIARVSPIPVLRAAAFLYVQFFINVPLLALLLLAVFALPDAGILLPLTPTAIIVLTVYEAAYVAEAVRSGVNTVPVGQVEASRALGLTLWQSLRYVVVPQALRAVVQPIGNVMIALAMNTALAAAVGVVELTAEVNKVNLVAAQPILIFSSAGLLYMAIALAIGLAAGWVERKVAIAR; this comes from the coding sequence ATGAACCCCCTGATCGACAACCTGGGACCGTTGGTCCAGGCGCTGGGCACGACCCTGCTGATGGCCGTGGTGGCCGGCGTCGGGTCCATCGTGCTCGGCGTGCTGGTGACGATCGCTCGCGTCAGCCCCATCCCGGTGCTGCGCGCCGCGGCGTTCCTCTACGTCCAGTTCTTCATCAACGTGCCGCTGCTGGCACTACTGCTGCTCGCGGTCTTCGCGCTCCCGGATGCGGGCATCCTGCTGCCGCTGACGCCGACCGCGATCATCGTGCTCACCGTCTACGAGGCGGCGTACGTCGCCGAAGCCGTCCGCTCGGGTGTGAACACCGTCCCCGTCGGGCAGGTCGAGGCGTCCCGCGCGCTCGGCCTCACCCTCTGGCAGTCGCTGCGGTACGTCGTCGTCCCGCAGGCGCTGCGCGCGGTCGTGCAGCCGATCGGCAACGTGATGATCGCGCTCGCGATGAACACCGCCCTCGCGGCTGCCGTCGGCGTCGTCGAACTCACCGCCGAGGTCAACAAGGTGAACCTCGTCGCGGCGCAGCCCATCCTGATCTTCTCCAGCGCAGGACTCCTCTACATGGCCATCGCCCTCGCCATCGGCCTCGCCGCCGGCTGGGTCGAGCGGAAGGTGGCGATCGCCCGATGA
- a CDS encoding amino acid ABC transporter permease — protein MTAQLIPDRPAPVRARRTKRRYDAAFIYDVPGPRGRRNILLGSIVSVVLFAVVVGLGLWQFAAHGQLAPERWAPFTEWAIWQYLLVGLLGTLEAAAIVAVLGAVLGVLLALGRVSHVRWVRILCGLYIEIARTVPVLLVIYLMLFGLPQLGINLPTLWKLVVPLTIANAAVFAEIVRAGILSLPRGQREAALSLGMRPVQAMTYVVLPQAVRNVTPSLVTQFVSLLKDTSLGYIVAFTELLYRGQVLASYLHLLIPTYVAVTVIYLVVNGSLSAFASRLQRGSRRRSAPAPVVAALPVLPAVAAVEHEADDTDTTKADHV, from the coding sequence ATGACCGCGCAGCTCATTCCGGATCGCCCGGCGCCCGTGCGCGCCCGCCGGACCAAGCGCCGCTACGACGCCGCCTTCATCTACGACGTGCCCGGCCCGCGCGGCCGGCGCAACATCCTGCTCGGCTCGATCGTCAGCGTTGTGCTGTTCGCGGTCGTCGTGGGCCTGGGGCTCTGGCAGTTCGCCGCCCACGGCCAGCTCGCACCCGAGCGCTGGGCTCCGTTCACCGAGTGGGCGATCTGGCAGTACCTGCTGGTCGGCCTGCTCGGCACGCTGGAGGCGGCGGCGATCGTCGCTGTGCTCGGTGCGGTGCTCGGCGTGCTCCTCGCGCTCGGCCGCGTCAGCCACGTGCGCTGGGTGCGCATCCTGTGCGGGCTCTACATCGAGATCGCCCGCACGGTGCCGGTGCTGCTGGTGATCTACCTCATGCTCTTCGGCCTCCCGCAGCTCGGCATCAACCTGCCGACGCTGTGGAAGCTGGTCGTGCCGCTCACCATCGCCAACGCGGCCGTGTTCGCGGAGATCGTGCGCGCCGGCATCCTGAGCCTCCCGCGCGGACAGCGCGAGGCCGCGCTCAGCCTCGGGATGCGCCCGGTGCAGGCCATGACGTACGTCGTGCTCCCCCAGGCTGTCCGCAATGTCACGCCGTCCCTGGTCACGCAGTTCGTCAGCCTTCTGAAGGACACCTCGCTCGGCTACATCGTCGCGTTCACCGAACTGCTGTATCGCGGTCAGGTGCTGGCGTCGTACCTGCACCTGCTCATCCCGACCTATGTCGCGGTCACCGTCATCTACCTCGTCGTCAACGGCAGCCTGTCGGCGTTCGCGTCGCGGCTGCAGCGCGGCTCCCGGCGCCGGTCGGCTCCCGCGCCGGTCGTCGCGGCGCTTCCCGTCCTGCCCGCCGTCGCCGCCGTGGAGCACGAGGCCGACGACACCGATACAACGAAAGCCGACCATGTCTGA
- a CDS encoding asparaginase: MSDAAPTVSIPTSVGFDELAELAVVRRSGLIESRHFGSLIALDPSGSPLLELGRPDAVILPRSTVKPLQALACLTAGAPLAGLELAIAAGSHTGEDEHVRLVRELLARAGVDDSALGCPVDRPEDEATFERMLRDGEGRSRVRMNCSGKHAAMLLAAATNGWPTDGYLDTAHLLQQHIRDTMAEVTGVPVGHDAIDGCGAPLFGTSVRGIARAFGRLVQAEPGTPERAVADAMRAHPYYVGGSGHQNTTLMETVPGALAKGGAEGVIGVAAADGTAVAMKIVDGSPRATTLLALRVLEALGTPIAGARALVDLPVLGGGVPVGAIEVGADLAAALERLAPERLA; this comes from the coding sequence ATGTCTGACGCCGCCCCCACCGTCTCCATCCCGACCTCCGTGGGCTTCGACGAGCTCGCTGAACTCGCGGTCGTCCGCCGCTCCGGCCTCATCGAGAGCCGGCACTTCGGCAGCCTCATCGCGCTCGACCCGTCCGGGTCGCCGCTTCTCGAGCTCGGCCGGCCGGATGCGGTGATCCTCCCGCGCAGCACGGTCAAGCCGCTGCAGGCGCTGGCCTGCCTCACCGCCGGCGCGCCGCTGGCCGGCCTGGAGCTGGCCATCGCGGCCGGCAGCCACACGGGCGAGGACGAGCACGTACGTCTGGTCCGCGAGCTGCTCGCGCGGGCGGGCGTGGACGACTCCGCACTCGGCTGCCCGGTCGACCGGCCGGAGGACGAGGCGACGTTCGAGCGGATGCTGCGCGACGGCGAAGGACGTTCGCGCGTGCGGATGAACTGCTCCGGAAAGCACGCGGCCATGCTTCTCGCCGCGGCGACCAACGGCTGGCCGACCGACGGCTACCTCGACACGGCGCATCTCCTGCAGCAGCACATCCGCGACACGATGGCCGAGGTGACCGGCGTGCCGGTCGGCCACGACGCGATCGACGGCTGCGGAGCCCCGCTGTTCGGGACGAGCGTCCGCGGGATCGCCCGCGCGTTCGGTCGGCTCGTGCAAGCCGAGCCGGGGACCCCGGAGCGAGCGGTCGCGGACGCCATGCGCGCGCATCCGTACTACGTCGGCGGTTCGGGCCACCAGAACACCACGCTCATGGAGACGGTGCCCGGAGCGCTCGCCAAGGGCGGCGCCGAGGGCGTCATCGGGGTCGCGGCGGCCGACGGTACGGCGGTGGCCATGAAGATCGTGGACGGCAGCCCGCGGGCGACCACTCTGCTCGCGCTGCGGGTGCTCGAGGCGCTCGGCACTCCGATCGCCGGCGCCCGAGCGCTGGTCGACCTGCCGGTGCTCGGCGGCGGCGTGCCGGTGGGCGCGATCGAGGTCGGGGCCGACCTGGCGGCGGCGCTGGAGCGCCTCGCGCCGGAGCGCCTCGCGTGA
- a CDS encoding copper homeostasis protein CutC codes for MTLVEICLDDLAGVRVAEEAGADRIELCAALGDGGITPSIGTVAGALRAASRIGIQVLIRQRPGDFVYSDDELQAMVDDIHSIRALPNPAGVALGFVVGALRPDDRINVDATRRLVAACGDAPVTFHKAFDQVPDRSEALEQLADLGVARVLTSGGAMTALDGAEELARLVEQAGDRVAILAGGGVRPANAAEVVERSGVCEVHLRAMARVATAGAGTPTAYDSGEREVTSGEVVRAVVAAVRAVRAERTA; via the coding sequence GTGACCCTCGTAGAGATCTGCCTCGACGACCTGGCGGGTGTCCGCGTGGCCGAGGAGGCCGGAGCGGATCGCATCGAACTCTGCGCGGCGCTCGGCGACGGAGGCATCACCCCGTCGATCGGCACGGTCGCAGGCGCCCTGCGGGCGGCATCCCGGATCGGCATCCAGGTGCTCATCCGCCAGCGTCCCGGCGACTTCGTGTACAGCGACGACGAACTGCAGGCGATGGTGGACGACATCCACTCGATCCGCGCCCTGCCGAACCCTGCCGGTGTGGCGCTCGGATTCGTCGTGGGCGCGTTGCGGCCCGACGACCGGATCAACGTGGATGCGACCCGGCGTCTGGTCGCCGCGTGCGGCGACGCGCCGGTGACGTTCCATAAGGCGTTCGACCAGGTGCCGGACCGCAGTGAAGCGCTGGAACAGCTGGCGGACCTCGGCGTCGCACGCGTGCTCACCTCGGGTGGAGCGATGACGGCGCTCGATGGAGCCGAGGAGCTCGCGCGGCTGGTGGAGCAGGCCGGCGACCGCGTGGCGATCCTCGCCGGGGGCGGCGTGCGGCCGGCGAACGCGGCGGAGGTCGTCGAGCGCTCGGGAGTGTGCGAAGTGCACCTGCGTGCGATGGCGCGGGTGGCGACAGCGGGAGCGGGGACGCCCACGGCGTACGACTCCGGCGAGCGCGAGGTCACGTCCGGCGAGGTCGTGCGGGCGGTCGTCGCGGCGGTGCGCGCCGTGCGAGCGGAGCGCACCGCATGA
- a CDS encoding ROK family protein — MSALPVVLAVDLGGTAMKGAVVGEDGAAAAESILATPTDDILPALVRLLEDLRRTAMDDGHDVVGAGVVTPGMLDEQRGVVHYASNLGWRDVPLLDILRAELRLPVAVGHDVRAAGLAERNTGAARGFGDFTLVPIGTGVAAALVSAGGAVTGATGAAGEFGHIPVIPGGEPCTCGQRGCLEVYMSGAGVSRRYQAAGGEPLSTRRIVERLGGDALADRVWSEALDVLAQGLNILTLLLDPGLIVLGGGVSHAGDALFGPLSDRMSAGLAWRDRPPVVRSALGGDAGRTGAALLAFDAAR; from the coding sequence ATGAGCGCGCTTCCGGTCGTCCTCGCGGTCGACCTGGGCGGAACCGCGATGAAGGGCGCCGTGGTCGGCGAGGACGGCGCGGCCGCGGCCGAGTCGATCCTCGCAACTCCGACCGACGACATCCTGCCCGCGCTCGTCCGTCTGCTCGAGGACCTGCGGCGGACCGCGATGGACGACGGACACGACGTCGTCGGCGCCGGTGTCGTCACGCCCGGGATGCTGGATGAGCAGCGCGGTGTGGTCCACTACGCCTCCAATCTGGGGTGGCGCGACGTGCCGCTGCTCGACATCCTGCGCGCGGAGCTGCGGCTGCCGGTCGCGGTCGGCCACGACGTGCGCGCCGCAGGGCTGGCCGAGCGCAACACCGGCGCCGCACGCGGCTTCGGCGATTTCACCCTCGTGCCCATCGGCACCGGGGTCGCGGCCGCGCTCGTCTCGGCCGGCGGCGCCGTCACCGGCGCGACCGGCGCTGCGGGCGAGTTCGGGCACATCCCCGTCATCCCCGGCGGAGAGCCCTGCACGTGCGGGCAGCGCGGGTGCCTCGAGGTCTATATGTCCGGCGCCGGCGTCTCGCGGCGGTACCAGGCGGCCGGCGGCGAGCCGCTCAGCACGCGGCGGATCGTCGAGCGGCTGGGCGGCGACGCGCTGGCCGACCGGGTGTGGTCGGAGGCGCTGGATGTGCTCGCGCAGGGGCTCAACATCCTGACGCTGCTGCTCGATCCCGGACTGATCGTGCTCGGCGGCGGGGTCTCCCACGCGGGCGACGCGTTGTTCGGGCCGCTGAGCGACCGCATGTCGGCCGGCCTCGCCTGGCGCGACCGGCCGCCGGTCGTGCGCAGCGCGCTCGGCGGCGACGCCGGCCGCACGGGCGCCGCGCTGCTCGCCTTCGACGCCGCGCGCTGA